A stretch of DNA from Verrucomicrobiota bacterium:
GCCTATCGGGATGGCATCCGGACGCTGGGGTGCCCTGGCATCATTCGGTGCAAGTCAGTACAGCGGGACCAAGAAAATCTATGGCACAAGCGGTAACAGCTTTGTCGCTGTTGTCGAATTCGGAAAAAAAGTGAGAGCGAAAAGTATGTTGGCTGGTGGGCAAAGCGGCGACCCTGAATCCCCTCATTTTGACGACCAAGCTCAACGCTATGCTGACGCGAAGTTCAAAGAAGTTGCCTACTACAGAGAGGATGTGGAGAAGCGTGCGACTCGAACCTACCATCCCGGTGAGTAGGAAAACCAGTCTGGCTAGATTGAGACATCAAATTGTAACTGCATTTTGGGTACCATTTTCAGATTCAATCCGTTGCTCCAGGTGAGGGTATCTCACCGCTTCGAAAATGGACAACCGCTATACCAATTCCAACCAGGATCACTCCCGCAATTAAAGCATTCGAAATAGGCTCTCCGAGAATATAATAACTGATTACAACTCCGGAGATCGGCGCAAGGAATCCATAGACTCCCAATCTGCTGGCGTTAAATCGACGAAGAAGAACCGTCCAAAAGATAAAACCCAATCCAGCGATAACGACACCCTGGTAGAGGATTGCAGATATTATTCTAGCATCGAAGTGATAGCTTGCACCACGCTCGAAAATAGCACTCAGAGCGAAAAATACGGGGACACTAAGAGCGGCTTGCCAAAATAAAAGCCGCGCCGGATGGATCGACTGGGTAAGCGTCTTGGTGTAGACTTGACGAGCACCAAGGAGCATGCCGCTGACCAGGACAATGGCATCGCCCACGACATAATCTGTTGCCGATACGAGGAATCCTTCAGCAAAAATAAGCACAACGCCCACAAAAGAAACGGACATCCCTACAATCTTGATAGTACTGAGTCTATCTCCCGGCAAAAAGAAATGAGCGAACAGGGCGAGAAAGAAAGGTCCTGTGGATACGAACACTCCAGAGTGTGCAGCCAAGGTAAATTGAGTCCCGGCATGGAGGAGATAGATTTGCAGGACGAATATGAATAGAAGCGTAAATATCAGACGCCACTCCCCCCGGTTAGGCTTTAGAGGAATACGTGCCGCAAACACCCAGACAAGCACCGTCAAAGCTCCCAGAATAAATCGAACGCCAGCCAATCCAAGCGGAGGCAACCCCTCCAGCGCGATTTTAATTGAGGGCGTGTTCCCGCCCCATACGATGCTGATAATAATAGCGGCAGCAGCGGCCTTGGCATTAATGGGTTGATTCAGCATGTTCTTGTCATCGTAGACTTAGCTGCTTCGACAATTCGGAAACTGCCTTAGCATATCCTGGATCTCCGGCGATATTCACATTCTCTCCGGGGTCATTTCTGTGATCATATAACTCCCGAGCTACGACTTCCCCACTCTTCTGTTCACGCCACTCGATGTAGCGGAATCGATCCGTCCGGATGGATCGCCCGACTGCACCATTGCGAGCAAACTCACTATAGGCTTCGGAGCGTCCTTCAGAACCAGGTTCAAACAGCAAGCGCCCGAAATCCTTCCCTTCCAAATGCTCCGGCAAGGGCAATCCGCACAAGGTCGCAAGCGTTGGAAACAAATCTACAAGTTCAACGAGACCATCGGTGGATTTTCCATTCAGAGGCGCGCCTGGCAAAGATACCAATAATGGCACGCGTGTCGCCAATTCGAAGTTCGTGTGCTTCGACCACAAGGAATGATCACCCAGTTGGTAACCGTGATCCGAAGTGAATACGATAATCGTATTGTCTCGCTGCCCTGTCGCTTCGAGTTCGGCCAAAACACTCCCGACCAAAGCATCCACATAACTGATACAGGCATAGTAGGCGTGCTTGATTTCCCGGGCCAGCTTGTCAGGAAACAGTCCGGATTCCGGAATGTCCTGAAAACTCCTGACGTAATCGGAGTTATGAACCGCGAATAGCTTATTGACGTTCTGCGGCGGATTGAGGAATTCAGCTAGCGGAATGCTTTCACGATCATACAAGTCCCAATATTTCTTAGGCGCGTTAAAAGGCGTGTGCGGTTTATGAAAACCCACCATCATAAAAAAGGGTTCGTCCCGGACGGCTGCATCGCGAATGGCTTCCCTCGCCGCTTTGGCGGTCAAGCCATCCTCATAGGCATCATCTTTCACGTCAGCTGATTCGAAGAGCGGATTCACTCGATTCTCAGGAACCGACTTATTGATTATCGGATGTTTTCCCAGGTTTTCTTTGGCTGCATAGTGCAAAGGCTCCGGGGTAAAGTAAGGCTCCGACCACGAAACAGGATCGTCCTGCCCATTGTGAAGAATCTTCCCAAACCCTCGTGTATACCAGCCGTTATTTTTGAACAACTGCGGCAAAGCTACGAGATCCGGATGATCGGATCGAAAAGTTGCAAACGCATTGGTTTTCTTCCCGAGCGAAGCAGGCATCAGTCCTGAAAAGAAGCTGTTCCTTGAAGGCCAACACACTGCCTTCTGGCAATAGGCCCGATTGAATACCAGGGCTTCACTCGCCAAGCGGTCGAGATTCGGAGTTACCGCCAATGCATCTCCGTAAGCTCCCAGGTCAGGCCTCAAA
This window harbors:
- a CDS encoding DMT family transporter, whose product is MLNQPINAKAAAAAIIISIVWGGNTPSIKIALEGLPPLGLAGVRFILGALTVLVWVFAARIPLKPNRGEWRLIFTLLFIFVLQIYLLHAGTQFTLAAHSGVFVSTGPFFLALFAHFFLPGDRLSTIKIVGMSVSFVGVVLIFAEGFLVSATDYVVGDAIVLVSGMLLGARQVYTKTLTQSIHPARLLFWQAALSVPVFFALSAIFERGASYHFDARIISAILYQGVVIAGLGFIFWTVLLRRFNASRLGVYGFLAPISGVVISYYILGEPISNALIAGVILVGIGIAVVHFRSGEIPSPGATD
- a CDS encoding sulfatase; the protein is MNVLFIIADDLRPDLGAYGDALAVTPNLDRLASEALVFNRAYCQKAVCWPSRNSFFSGLMPASLGKKTNAFATFRSDHPDLVALPQLFKNNGWYTRGFGKILHNGQDDPVSWSEPYFTPEPLHYAAKENLGKHPIINKSVPENRVNPLFESADVKDDAYEDGLTAKAAREAIRDAAVRDEPFFMMVGFHKPHTPFNAPKKYWDLYDRESIPLAEFLNPPQNVNKLFAVHNSDYVRSFQDIPESGLFPDKLAREIKHAYYACISYVDALVGSVLAELEATGQRDNTIIVFTSDHGYQLGDHSLWSKHTNFELATRVPLLVSLPGAPLNGKSTDGLVELVDLFPTLATLCGLPLPEHLEGKDFGRLLFEPGSEGRSEAYSEFARNGAVGRSIRTDRFRYIEWREQKSGEVVARELYDHRNDPGENVNIAGDPGYAKAVSELSKQLSLR